A section of the Nitrospirota bacterium genome encodes:
- the rsmH gene encoding 16S rRNA (cytosine(1402)-N(4))-methyltransferase RsmH — protein MPIEIHHLPVMQREVMQMLNPEQNGVYVDATIGLGGHAGEILKMIGAGGRLIGIDRDDAALKSAGQRLSDKRAVLKKGSFSEMESLLHAEGISEVDGILFDLGVSMMQLKNHERGFSFLSDSHLDMRMDQRQPLSAWDVINKYPEHALERIFRIFGEERLSRKIARAVVSRRGRTPINTCAELSELVEGVYGGRRKVHPATRTFQALRIEVNRELDELREGLDSGLKMLKEGGRICVISYHSLEDRIVKNFIAESAKKGLLKKLTKKPRTPSAEEIRTNPSSRSAKLRAAERISCTARA, from the coding sequence ATGCCCATAGAAATTCATCATCTGCCGGTCATGCAGAGGGAAGTCATGCAGATGCTGAACCCGGAGCAGAATGGAGTGTATGTCGATGCAACGATCGGGCTTGGGGGACACGCAGGAGAAATACTGAAGATGATCGGTGCCGGGGGCAGGCTGATAGGAATTGACAGGGACGATGCAGCCCTGAAGTCAGCCGGGCAGAGGCTCTCGGACAAACGGGCGGTTTTGAAAAAGGGGAGTTTCTCGGAAATGGAAAGCCTGCTTCACGCAGAAGGAATCTCTGAAGTCGATGGAATCCTCTTCGATCTCGGTGTTTCGATGATGCAGCTGAAGAACCATGAAAGGGGATTCAGTTTCCTCTCTGACAGCCATCTTGACATGCGGATGGACCAGAGGCAGCCGCTGTCAGCCTGGGACGTTATCAATAAATATCCGGAACATGCGCTGGAACGCATATTCCGGATATTTGGTGAAGAGAGGCTGTCAAGGAAAATCGCACGGGCGGTTGTCAGCAGAAGGGGCAGAACTCCGATCAACACCTGTGCAGAGTTGTCTGAGCTTGTCGAAGGCGTGTACGGGGGAAGAAGAAAGGTTCATCCGGCGACCAGAACCTTCCAGGCGCTGAGAATCGAGGTGAACAGGGAACTTGATGAGCTCAGGGAAGGACTCGACTCGGGGCTGAAGATGCTGAAAGAGGGCGGAAGAATATGTGTCATATCATATCATTCTCTTGAAGACAGGATAGTAAAGAATTTCATCGCAGAGAGTGCAAAAAAGGGACTGCTGAAAAAACTGACGAAAAAACCGAGAACACCCTCTGCAGAAGAGATACGCACGAATCCTTCTTCCAGGAGCGCAAAGCTCAGAGCAGCAGAAAGGATTTCATGTACAGCAAGGGCATAA
- a CDS encoding penicillin-binding protein 2, translated as MNKKRAIILNTAIIFSFVLVSLRLTDLMIINHKRLSERAKQQHVKVEDIQVRRGAIFDSKGRDLALNLELESLYCDPEALNIDNNKEGIRKLSSLISSEPRAVLAKIPDAGRFAWIERKLELDTADKIRRLDIEGIGFVTEAKRFYPKGELASHILGFVGIDNQALEGVELKYDRFLKTTGGKVLTERDASGRTLSPGVDIEAKGNNIVLTIDEALQRIVEKELDKAMHHWSAAAASVVMMDPYSGEILALANRPAYDPNRGGSARASERRNRAITDCYEPGSTFKIIVGLGSLEEKLVKPHTLFDVSKGGIEVGGKTIRDVHPHNVLTFREVIQKSSNVGSVMLGMRLGKERVYKYAKLLGIGEKTGIDLPGEVSGWIYAPERWSGTSLGAISIGQEVAVTPLQVLRVYAAVANGGFLVTPHIVSEIMSPDGRVIAEFKDKEMKRVISARTAEIFREILKSVTEEGGTGRGASVDGNPVAGKTGTAQMINPATKRYSKEKYVSSFVGFVPADTPRLAMIVVVYEPKKQIYGGVVAAPVFREIANQALSYLNVPREDTYQQSSLVVLR; from the coding sequence TTGAATAAAAAGAGGGCGATAATATTAAATACGGCCATCATCTTCAGTTTTGTCCTTGTGTCCCTCCGTCTGACTGACCTTATGATAATCAACCACAAGCGCCTTTCGGAGAGGGCGAAGCAGCAGCATGTGAAGGTTGAAGACATCCAGGTAAGAAGAGGGGCCATATTTGACAGCAAGGGAAGAGATCTTGCACTCAACCTTGAACTTGAATCCCTGTACTGCGATCCTGAAGCACTGAATATCGATAACAACAAGGAAGGGATAAGAAAGCTTTCTTCACTGATTTCGAGCGAACCAAGGGCGGTTCTTGCCAAGATTCCGGATGCGGGAAGATTTGCATGGATCGAGAGAAAGCTGGAGCTTGATACTGCGGACAAGATAAGGCGGCTCGATATCGAGGGAATAGGGTTTGTGACCGAGGCAAAAAGGTTTTATCCGAAGGGGGAACTTGCCTCCCATATCCTCGGGTTTGTCGGCATTGACAATCAGGCCCTTGAAGGAGTTGAACTGAAATACGACAGATTTCTGAAAACCACCGGAGGAAAGGTCTTGACCGAAAGGGATGCAAGCGGCAGGACGCTGTCACCGGGGGTTGATATTGAGGCAAAAGGAAACAATATCGTCCTGACCATAGATGAAGCCCTTCAGCGCATTGTTGAGAAGGAACTGGATAAGGCGATGCATCACTGGAGTGCGGCGGCTGCATCAGTGGTGATGATGGACCCCTATTCCGGCGAGATACTTGCGCTCGCAAACCGGCCTGCATACGATCCCAACAGGGGAGGCAGTGCCAGAGCCTCTGAAAGAAGAAACAGGGCAATTACTGACTGTTATGAGCCAGGCTCGACGTTTAAAATCATTGTCGGCCTGGGGTCTCTCGAGGAAAAACTGGTGAAACCTCATACGCTGTTCGATGTCAGCAAGGGCGGGATTGAGGTCGGAGGGAAGACGATCCGCGATGTGCACCCGCATAATGTCCTGACGTTCAGGGAAGTCATTCAGAAGTCATCAAACGTCGGGTCTGTCATGCTGGGCATGAGACTTGGAAAGGAGCGGGTGTATAAATACGCAAAGCTCCTGGGAATAGGGGAGAAAACAGGGATCGATCTTCCGGGAGAGGTCTCGGGATGGATATATGCGCCGGAAAGGTGGTCCGGGACATCGCTTGGTGCCATTTCGATCGGACAGGAGGTTGCGGTGACCCCGCTCCAGGTGCTGAGGGTGTATGCTGCGGTTGCCAACGGAGGGTTTCTCGTAACGCCGCATATCGTATCAGAGATAATGTCCCCGGATGGCAGGGTTATCGCTGAATTCAAGGATAAAGAAATGAAACGGGTAATCTCTGCAAGGACTGCAGAGATTTTCAGGGAGATTCTGAAAAGTGTGACAGAAGAGGGGGGCACAGGGAGAGGGGCGTCTGTAGACGGGAATCCGGTAGCAGGAAAAACCGGCACCGCGCAGATGATAAACCCTGCGACAAAGAGATATTCAAAGGAAAAATATGTGAGCTCTTTTGTCGGCTTTGTGCCGGCTGATACCCCGAGGCTTGCAATGATCGTTGTGGTGTATGAGCCGAAAAAACAGATATACGGGGGAGTTGTGGCCGCTCCTGTGTTCAGGGAAATCGCGAATCAGGCGCTATCCTACCTGAATGTGCCAAGAGAAGACACATACCAGCAGAGTTCCCTGGTAGTGTTGCGATGA
- a CDS encoding HU family DNA-binding protein, with protein MTKAELIDKIASGTGLSKADASRALDSTLNSIRSALKKGQKVTLVGFGTFSVVKRKSRKGRNPRTGAVITIPAAKIPKFTAGKSLKDSVK; from the coding sequence ATGACAAAAGCAGAACTTATTGACAAAATTGCCTCTGGAACAGGACTGAGCAAGGCAGATGCCTCAAGGGCACTGGATTCTACTTTGAATTCCATCCGGTCAGCACTTAAAAAAGGACAAAAGGTAACTCTTGTCGGGTTCGGGACTTTCTCGGTAGTGAAAAGGAAATCACGAAAAGGCCGCAATCCAAGAACCGGTGCCGTAATCACAATCCCTGCAGCGAAGATTCCAAAGTTCACTGCTGGCAAATCACTCAAAGATTCAGTTAAATAA
- a CDS encoding CBS domain-containing protein: protein MDIITSHINADFDSLASMVAAKKIYRDAEIVFPGSQEKKLRDFLQAFHPVTIRRIKDIDLSKITRLILVDTKLPGRIGPFAELLSDKRIKIHIYDHHPFSKGDIRGEVEKIETVGATATIFAEILKNRRLHPTPMEATILALGIYEETGCLLFPSTTERDLLAVAYLLKRGANLNIASSFLKMELSMEELDILNELIQSSREVVMQGIRIKIAKASREQYFGDAAHLAHRMMDMEDIDAVIVLLGMEGKILMVARSKVPELDVSRVMVEFGGGGHPTAASATIKEASLEIVEERLTAILGANVKPGKIASDIMTKPVISIQWNVPIREAEAMMTRYGVNALPVLEENKYLGVISREIVEKALFHGFGKSRSIDFSTTDAITVDPQTPIRKIETLMIEQNQRFMPVVENGRIVGAITRTDLLRTLYEEFLRRRKIEETLTREKPVVGRNLSSWLNEKFPSAVCDILKKSGQIAGELGFNAYLVGGSVRDLLRGEENLDIDIVIEGEGIVFARTLGERLKAKVRAHQKFGTAQVFAQEIKLDVATARTEYYESPAALPKVETSSIKKDLYRRDFTINTLAVKLNPGEFGTLIDFFGGQRDLREKAIRVLHNLSFVEDPTRAFRAVRFSERFGFKISKHTENLIKSAIEMNLFNMLSGPRLYEELLLAFKETEPIKTLKKLSDYGLLKVIHAGIVFTDALELTLRSMQETISWFTLLFLEEKPDKGILYLMALLSGLKDEDLKATISRLSPPPRARDMILRGMNQAKDILRRFPPDDPVEIYKLLSKLGLETVLFLMALSKDRKKQRVISHYLTELRNVKTILKGDDLKGMKVQPGPVYSKILNRLLEEKLRGHLKTRDEEEKFVKKILRE, encoded by the coding sequence GTGGACATAATCACCTCCCATATCAACGCTGACTTCGATTCCCTTGCATCGATGGTGGCAGCAAAGAAGATCTACCGGGATGCCGAAATCGTGTTCCCCGGTTCCCAGGAGAAAAAACTGAGAGACTTCCTGCAGGCATTCCACCCCGTGACGATCAGGCGTATTAAGGACATTGATCTCTCTAAGATCACGCGGCTGATTCTCGTTGATACAAAACTGCCCGGACGGATCGGACCCTTTGCTGAACTGCTTTCCGACAAGAGAATCAAGATCCATATTTATGATCACCATCCCTTCAGTAAGGGCGATATCAGGGGCGAGGTGGAAAAAATAGAGACTGTAGGGGCAACTGCTACCATATTTGCCGAGATACTCAAAAACAGAAGGCTGCACCCCACACCCATGGAAGCCACGATCCTTGCACTGGGAATCTATGAGGAGACAGGGTGCCTTCTTTTCCCTTCGACAACGGAACGCGACCTCCTTGCGGTTGCGTATCTTCTCAAAAGAGGGGCAAATCTCAATATCGCGTCAAGTTTTCTGAAGATGGAACTCAGCATGGAAGAACTCGACATCCTCAACGAACTGATTCAGTCGTCACGGGAGGTTGTCATGCAGGGGATAAGGATCAAGATAGCAAAGGCATCGCGAGAACAATATTTCGGGGATGCGGCGCACCTTGCGCACCGGATGATGGACATGGAGGATATCGATGCAGTGATTGTGCTCCTTGGCATGGAAGGCAAGATACTGATGGTTGCAAGGAGCAAGGTTCCCGAACTTGATGTATCGAGGGTCATGGTGGAATTCGGTGGTGGAGGACATCCTACCGCTGCCTCAGCCACGATAAAAGAAGCGTCGCTCGAGATTGTAGAAGAGAGGCTGACAGCCATACTCGGTGCGAATGTGAAGCCGGGCAAGATCGCTTCAGACATCATGACCAAGCCGGTCATCAGCATCCAGTGGAACGTGCCCATACGGGAAGCCGAGGCGATGATGACCAGGTACGGCGTCAACGCACTGCCGGTTCTGGAAGAAAACAAGTATCTTGGGGTGATATCGAGAGAGATTGTGGAGAAGGCGTTGTTCCACGGGTTCGGGAAAAGCAGATCCATAGATTTTTCTACGACAGACGCCATAACCGTAGACCCGCAGACGCCTATCAGAAAGATAGAGACATTGATGATCGAGCAGAATCAGCGGTTCATGCCCGTTGTCGAAAACGGAAGGATCGTCGGGGCAATCACGAGGACTGACCTGCTGCGCACGCTCTACGAGGAATTCCTGAGGAGAAGAAAAATTGAGGAAACGCTCACGAGAGAAAAGCCGGTAGTCGGGAGAAACCTCTCATCCTGGCTGAATGAAAAATTCCCTTCGGCAGTGTGTGACATCCTGAAAAAATCCGGGCAGATAGCCGGAGAACTCGGGTTCAATGCATATCTTGTCGGAGGGTCTGTCCGGGATCTCTTGCGCGGTGAAGAGAACCTGGATATCGATATCGTCATAGAGGGCGAGGGGATTGTGTTTGCACGAACGCTGGGCGAACGTCTGAAGGCAAAGGTCAGGGCGCATCAGAAATTCGGAACCGCACAGGTATTTGCACAGGAAATCAAGCTTGATGTGGCAACCGCAAGAACGGAATATTATGAATCTCCTGCGGCGCTCCCGAAGGTTGAGACCTCATCGATAAAAAAGGATCTTTACCGGAGGGACTTTACCATTAATACCCTTGCGGTGAAACTGAATCCGGGGGAGTTCGGGACGCTCATAGATTTTTTCGGCGGCCAGAGGGATCTCAGAGAAAAGGCGATACGGGTTCTTCATAACCTCAGCTTTGTCGAAGATCCCACCAGGGCGTTCAGGGCGGTGAGATTTTCCGAGCGGTTCGGGTTCAAGATCAGCAAGCATACGGAGAATCTCATTAAGTCGGCGATTGAGATGAATCTGTTCAATATGCTTTCGGGACCGAGGCTTTACGAGGAACTGCTCCTTGCCTTCAAGGAGACCGAGCCGATCAAGACCCTGAAAAAACTCTCTGATTACGGTCTCCTCAAGGTCATACATGCAGGCATTGTCTTCACCGATGCACTCGAGTTAACCCTCAGGTCGATGCAGGAAACCATATCGTGGTTTACGCTTCTTTTTCTTGAGGAAAAGCCTGATAAGGGGATCCTGTATCTTATGGCGCTGCTTTCCGGATTGAAGGATGAGGATCTGAAGGCTACAATCAGCCGGTTATCACCCCCGCCAAGGGCAAGGGATATGATTCTCAGGGGGATGAACCAAGCGAAGGATATCCTGAGAAGGTTCCCTCCGGATGATCCTGTGGAAATATACAAGCTCCTCAGTAAACTCGGGCTTGAAACGGTTCTTTTCCTTATGGCGCTCAGCAAGGACAGGAAAAAACAGCGGGTCATATCCCATTATCTCACGGAACTGAGGAATGTGAAGACGATTCTTAAGGGTGATGATCTCAAGGGCATGAAAGTTCAGCCGGGACCTGTCTATTCGAAGATACTCAACAGGCTCCTTGAAGAAAAGCTCAGGGGCCATCTAAAGACCAGGGATGAGGAAGAGAAGTTTGTGAAGAAGATTCTCCGGGAGTGA
- the mraZ gene encoding division/cell wall cluster transcriptional repressor MraZ, whose protein sequence is MPAFSGKYYYTVDAKGRIIIPAPFREIITTNYSTKLYITNAPFDNCLYIYPLEEWNKLHEQVRTKPRSDEAIRFFLRRVIASAVETEMDKQGRVLVPAALREDARINSNVVMAGQIERIELWDRSEWDALVDPAKIDRKSIEEKLSSYGL, encoded by the coding sequence ATGCCTGCTTTCTCGGGGAAATATTATTACACAGTCGACGCAAAAGGGCGAATCATCATCCCGGCTCCTTTCAGGGAAATTATTACCACCAATTATAGTACAAAATTGTACATAACCAATGCCCCTTTTGACAACTGCCTGTATATCTATCCCCTTGAGGAATGGAACAAACTCCACGAACAGGTACGGACAAAACCACGTTCTGACGAAGCGATCAGGTTCTTTCTGCGAAGGGTTATTGCTTCTGCGGTCGAAACAGAAATGGATAAACAGGGCAGGGTTCTTGTCCCTGCCGCACTCAGGGAAGATGCACGCATCAACAGTAATGTGGTGATGGCAGGGCAGATAGAGCGGATTGAATTATGGGACAGAAGCGAATGGGATGCGCTGGTTGATCCCGCAAAGATCGACAGAAAGAGTATCGAGGAAAAGCTTTCTTCCTATGGGCTGTAA
- a CDS encoding MTH1187 family thiamine-binding protein has translation MLAEFSIIPLGSGSSIGDKLAEVLKIVDQSGIPYKINPMGTVVEGDWDEIMKLIRKCHRTVMKTGERVITNIAIDDRKGKPKRIDEKVKSIERRIGKSLKK, from the coding sequence ATGCTCGCAGAATTCAGCATTATCCCGCTGGGGTCCGGCAGCAGCATTGGCGACAAGCTTGCCGAAGTCCTGAAAATCGTTGATCAAAGCGGCATCCCCTATAAGATCAACCCTATGGGGACGGTTGTGGAGGGTGACTGGGATGAGATCATGAAACTCATCAGGAAATGCCACAGGACTGTCATGAAGACCGGAGAGAGAGTTATCACGAATATCGCTATTGACGACAGGAAAGGAAAACCGAAGAGGATCGACGAAAAAGTGAAGTCAATAGAGAGACGGATCGGTAAGTCTCTGAAAAAGTAG
- a CDS encoding UDP-N-acetylmuramoyl-L-alanyl-D-glutamate--2,6-diaminopimelate ligase, with protein sequence MMLREILTGCSYEDAPSDADMDLDTDIQGMAYDSRNVKQRYLFVAMKGEKFDGHDFVGDAIRRGAAVIVTEKEMHAGGTCLLVKDSRKAIACMANNFYERPSESLTLTGITGTNGKTTTTYILKSVLESWGKAVGLIGTIRHMIRDTVCPALHTTPESLEFHGLLREMLRAGCSHVISEVSSHALAQHRTDYVNFDAAVFTNLTRDHLDYHHTMDEYFRAKERLFLELLDEEGTSVVNFDDQYGKRLLSRLRATDRDRHILTYGVNEEADITVRNIRNSFSGLAFTLLFRGHAYDIASSLMGMPNVYNILSAAGAAVSLGVPPEAIIDGVAKAGTVTGRFERIDYGQAFYCFVDYAHTEDALQRLISTAREMLAHHGALTGREGHQGGAGSPRIITVFGCGGDRYRGKRPAMGELAARLSDFVIVTSDNPRTEDPLDIIRDIEGGIAGKNYLREPDRKKAIQKAVDMAGEGDVVLVAGKGHEDYQEIKGIRFPFSDREVLKEGIMNKLKIRHAQ encoded by the coding sequence ATGATGCTGAGAGAAATCCTGACAGGATGCAGTTATGAAGATGCCCCATCAGACGCGGACATGGATCTGGACACAGACATACAGGGAATGGCGTATGACTCACGGAATGTGAAGCAGAGGTATCTTTTCGTCGCAATGAAAGGGGAAAAATTTGACGGGCATGATTTTGTCGGGGATGCGATCAGGAGAGGCGCTGCGGTGATTGTGACGGAGAAGGAAATGCATGCCGGGGGAACGTGCCTCCTCGTAAAAGACAGCAGAAAAGCGATAGCATGCATGGCGAACAATTTCTATGAAAGGCCGTCAGAAAGCCTGACCCTCACGGGGATAACAGGGACAAACGGCAAGACAACAACTACCTACATCCTGAAATCCGTGCTTGAGTCCTGGGGCAAAGCAGTCGGGCTGATCGGGACCATCAGGCACATGATCAGAGACACTGTATGCCCTGCGCTCCATACAACGCCTGAGTCTCTTGAGTTCCATGGACTCCTGCGGGAGATGCTGCGCGCAGGATGTTCACATGTTATTTCAGAAGTGTCTTCCCATGCCCTCGCACAGCACAGGACAGATTATGTGAATTTCGATGCTGCCGTCTTCACCAACCTCACCAGGGACCACCTTGACTATCACCACACCATGGATGAGTATTTCAGGGCAAAAGAGAGGTTATTTCTTGAACTCCTGGATGAAGAAGGCACATCTGTCGTGAATTTCGATGATCAGTACGGGAAAAGACTGCTGTCACGGCTGCGCGCGACGGACAGGGACCGGCATATATTGACATACGGGGTGAATGAAGAAGCGGATATCACTGTCCGCAATATCCGGAATTCGTTCAGCGGACTGGCATTTACCCTGTTATTCAGGGGGCATGCCTATGATATTGCGTCCTCCTTGATGGGAATGCCCAATGTGTACAACATTCTGTCTGCCGCCGGGGCAGCAGTTTCCCTCGGTGTTCCTCCGGAAGCGATTATTGATGGTGTGGCAAAGGCAGGTACAGTAACCGGGAGGTTTGAAAGAATTGATTACGGCCAGGCGTTTTATTGCTTTGTCGATTACGCACATACAGAAGACGCCCTTCAGAGGCTGATATCCACAGCGAGGGAAATGCTCGCGCATCACGGAGCGCTCACTGGCAGGGAAGGGCATCAGGGTGGCGCCGGTTCACCGCGTATTATCACTGTATTCGGATGCGGAGGAGACAGGTACCGCGGAAAGAGGCCGGCGATGGGGGAGTTGGCAGCACGGCTCAGCGATTTCGTGATTGTAACCTCTGACAATCCCCGGACTGAAGACCCGCTCGACATCATCAGAGATATCGAAGGCGGGATTGCCGGGAAGAACTATCTGAGAGAACCTGACAGGAAAAAGGCAATACAGAAGGCGGTGGATATGGCCGGCGAAGGAGATGTTGTCCTTGTTGCGGGCAAGGGGCATGAGGATTACCAGGAGATCAAGGGCATCAGATTCCCTTTCAGCGACAGGGAAGTGCTGAAAGAGGGAATCATGAATAAACTGAAAATCCGTCATGCACAATGA